The Prosthecobacter fusiformis sequence ATCACCCTGGATGACAAGCCTGCTGGCGTCTGCCGTCTCATCATTACCGGTCACCACCACCCAACCTTTTTTCACAGCCATTTCCTTCCAGTGGAGACAGATCCCTCCATGATGGCCACCGGTTACGCCCGCAGCAGTATTTCCACCTCGGGAAATGTAGCCATCGCTGGCCGTCTGGCTACCCGGGAGGGTGTCATCCCCTTCGTCTCCAGTTTCCCTCTCTGTGATGACGTCAGCATACCCTTTGCCCCAGTTCATGCCTGGCTACCGAAATATGAAACCTTCTCCGGCTGGATGACCATTCCGCTGGGTTCAGTCATTCAGACTCAGGGGGAACTGGGCTGGAATGCCGACTCGCATCAGGCAGGCGAGATTCGTTTCAGCCACCGCTCTGCCATTCACCGCACACCTGCCACGGGCGAAAGTTTGTTAGGCATTGACGGACAGGACAACCTCCTGGAAATGACCTTTTCCACGGGCGAAAGCCAGCAGTTTATGCTCAACTCTCGCAACCAGATCCTGCCTGGTGAAACCGGCACCAGAAACTGGCCTTCACCTTCTCTGGGCGGACTACTCCAAACCGCCAGCCTCCATCCGATAACAGGACAGTTGACCGCCTGGACATGGAACACCAAAACCTTCAATGCCGTAACTCCATACGCTAACTCTCCTCTTCCCTATGGCCGCATAGATGGCCTCACGCTCACCCCGGATGAGCCCCTGCGCGGCATCTTCACCAGCCAAGACAAATCACGCCCCCTGACCGTCCCAATCGAAATCAATGTCCTTGGCACCGAAGCAAGCGCTGAGTAAACGGCCTCCCCGCAGCCCAAGGAGTGGGGGCGTCCCGCCCCCACAGCGCCCTCAGGCGCTGTGCAGTAAACGAATCACGCACATCGGAGCCAGAGTCAGCTTGTCATCACCAGTTCCAGCTTCAGTGCTCTAATTCGTCGTTCGCTTAACCTCCAAAAAAGCCACATCATTTCTTCTTCTTTTTGCCCTTACCTTTCGCAGGCAGCTTCGGTTGCTGGTCCAGAGTCTTATTGACCAGGGTGGAAAAGTCATCCGTCTGCTGCTGCCAAGCGGACTCCAGTTCCTTCACCTTCTCAGGCATTTGAGCCGCTAGATTATGCGCTTCTGCGCGATCTGACTTCAGATCATACAGCTCCCATGGATCGCCTTTCGCAGCCACCAGTTTCCAGTCCCCCACGCGCACCGCACGGTTGCCCTCATGCAGCCACCAGATGGATTCCCGGCTCACGGTTTCATCTTTCGTAAAGGCCGCCATCAGGCTTTTCCCGGGCGCTTCAGGGATGGTCTCTCCTTGCCATTCCTTCGGCTTTTCCACTCCCGTGATGGCCAGGATCGTTGGCACAATGTCCACCATGTGCGCCGGCGTCTGCCGCAGTTCCCCATGCGCCGTGATCCCCTTCGGCCAATGGGCGATCAAAGGGGTGCTGATTCCCCCCTCATGCACCCAGGTCTTGTGCCTGCGGAAAGGCGTGTTGCAGGCGCTGGAAAAACCCGGCCCCAGGCAAAGATACGTCGCCGCGCTTCCAGGCTCAGCCTTCGGATCATGTCCCCCATTCCGCACCATGATCTCCGCGCTCGCCCCATTGTCGGAGGCAAAGAAGACCAGTGTATTTTCATACGCGCCCATGTCCTTGAGCTGCTGAAGAATGCGCCCGATCTCCTGATCCATCCGGTCCACCATGGCCGCATGGATGGCCATCTTCGTCGCCTGAAAACGCCGCTGTTCATCCGTCAGGGATTCCCATGGCAGCGGGCGGTTGATTTCTCCTGGTCCCAGGATTTCCAAGTCCTCCGGGAAATCATATGGTGGTCCCACCTTTTTCTCCAGGGCAGACAGCTCCGTATTCACGATCCCCATTTGCTTTTGCCGTTGATAGCGCGCCTCCCGCATCACCTCCCAGCCTTGCAGATACTTGTCACGATACTTCGCGATATCCTCCGGCAGCGCATGCAGCGGAAAGTGCGGGGCAATGAAAGGGATGTAGTGAAAGAAGGGACGGTCAGCATACTTCGCCGCATGCTCCTTCAGGCAGTCGATGGCATGATCCGCCGTGACGATGGTGGTGTAATAGCCCGTTTCATTTTCAGGCACCTTTACCAGCACATCATCAATCGCATTCCCCTTGGCACTGAAAAAGTTCCCTTGGTTCCGGGTATCCAGCGAGCGGTCAAAGCCCGCCTCCAGCACTGGCCCATCAATGTGCCACTTCCCACTGTGATAGTTCCGATAACCCGCCGACTTTAAAAAGTCCGGCAGCAGCCTCGCCCACGGCTGGCGCACCCCCCGCCCGCCACCACCCAGCCCAGGCAACTCATCCCGATGAATTTGCTGCGCATAATATCCGCTCATCAGTGCCCCTCGCGTAGGCCAGCAGCGGGCTGTGTTATAAAACTGGGTAAACCGCAGCCCATTCTTAGCCAGACCATCCAGATTCGGTGTCGCGATCTCGCCGCCATAACACCCCAGGTCCGAATACCCCAGATCATCCGCCAGAATAAAAACAACGTTAGGCCTGTCCGCCGCCGTCGCCGTGACTAGCCCCAAAAAAACGAAAAAAGAAAGAAATCCACGCATTCCCCATCACAACGTCCTCACCACCCCACTCTTGCGCCCCTTTCAGCATCCTCCTCCGCCACGCCACTCGTCACCTGTCCCTTCAGTCCCAAATCTTGTTAATCCTGTAAAAAAACCTCCCATACCCAACCACTGCCCTTCCAAAAGGCCTTCCAACTCTGCCCTCTCCGCCCCTCTGCCCCTCTGCGACCAACCGATGACAATATAAAGTCCAGCTCTTGCCGCAAAAGAATCCACACCTCCATCACTCCCCCGCCCGCCCTCTTGCACCCCCGGTCATCTTCCGCTACCAAACCCCATGTTTTTCGATACCCACACCCACCTGGGCAGCCATAAATTTGACGACGACCTCCCTGCCATCCTGGACCGTGCCCGCGCAGCCGGAGTTACCCGTATGATGGCACCCGCCACGGACTTGCCCAATGCACGCAAGCTCCTGGCGATTGCTGAAAAGGAGCCGGATGTCAGGGTAGCCGTGGGTATCCATCCCTGTGATGTGGACACCGTCTCTGGCGAGGACTGGATCGTCGAACTCCGCCATCTGGCCCAGCATCCGAAAGTGGCCGCCATTGGCGAGATCGGCCTGGATTACTTCCATGCTCCTCCAGAGGGATTTGACCTCGCAGGCTGGAAACTGCATCAGGCCCGCTGCCTTCACCTGCAACTGGACTTGGCCGCAGAGCTTGGCCTCAACGTCGTCCTACACAACCGTGAAAGTTGGGATGACCTCACCGCCATCGTCCTTCCCTACAGTGGACGTCTGCGCGGTGTCTTCCATTGCTACACGGGCAGCCTGGAGCAGGCACAGCCACTACTTGATGCAGGGCATCTCATTTCCTTTACCGGAATCGTCACCTTTAAAAACCCCGGCCCTGCGGGTGAAGCCGTGCGCCAAGTGCCAGCAGGGCAGTACATGCTGGAGACAGATGCCCCTTACCTGTCCCCCGTACCCCATCGGGGCCAACGTTGCGAACCCGCCTATGTAGCGGATACCGCACGGGCTGTGGCCGCCCTCCGTGGACAGCCCGTGGAAAAAATTGCCCGCGATACTTCCACCACCGCCGAAGAGTTCTTCAAAGGGTTTGTCTGAAATATTGGAGTCTTATGATGGCATCAGGCCTCAAATGTGCTCCATAGACAGCAACCATCCCGACAGACCTCCTGCATGATTTCTTTACAGCGCCTGCTTCTTATCGCCTTCACCCCGGCGGTTATCCTTTATGGCGCGAGCTGTAGCTCCCAGAAAAAAACGTATGTTACCCGTGAAATCCGCCGTCCTGCCCCAGGCGGGGGATACACCACGGAGCAAATCCGTATTGAGGTGCAACAAACAGCTGGCGACAAAAAAAAGAAAGGTGAAGAGCCTGTTGATGACGGCTCCTTCTGGAATGGCGATGGCGTACCCGGGGAACCCAGCATGTGCATCAGCCTGCAAGAGCAGAAGGTCTTCTTTATGAAGGATGGCCAGATCGTCGGCATGTCCCCCATCTCGTCTGGCCGCGAAAGCCACTCCACACGTCCAGGGAAATTCCGCATCACGGAGAAAGACATCGACCACAAATCCAATCTCTACGGAGATTATGTGGACGCCGATGGAGCCATCCTGAAAAAAGAAGTGGCTGTGCGCAAGGATCGCAAACCTCCCGGTGCCATTTTTGATGGAGCCAACATGCGTTATTTCATGCGCATCAACGGTCCCATAGGCATGCATGAAGGTTATCTCCCTGGTTATCCCGCCTCCCATGGTTGCATCCGCCTCCCCACCAAAATGGCCGAAATCTTTTTCAATGAATGCTCCGCCGGCACCCCGGTGGAGATCGTCCCCTGACGCACTGGAGATTGACGATAGGCCACAGCCATCCGCAGCGTCTCAACCAGATGCGCTTGATGCAGCCCGCTAACAGACCCTCATTACTTGCATGCACCTTTCCCGCCGCATTCTCCTTTCCCTTCTGTTATTGCCTCTGGGCACCTGCATCCTCCAGGCTGCTTCGCCCTATACTCCCAAGCCCGGTGATCCAGAACGTAAGGCCATTGTGGATGCCCTGCGCATTCCCGTTCAGGCCGAGCTGAAAAGGGAGGCCATTTTCAAAATAGACCGCCTCAAGGTTCTTCAAGGCTGGGCCTTCCTCGGAGGCGTTCCTCTCAAGCCAGATGGCAGTGAAATGGACTATCGCGGCACCATCCACGAAGAAGCCATCCGTGAAGGTGCCTTCGACGGCGGCATCTTTGCACTCCTTCAAAAGCAAAACGGCAAGTGGATCACCGTCCGTTACATCATCGGTGCCACCGACGTCCCCTATGTGGATTGGCCTCAGGAATTCGGAGCACCGGCGGTGCTCTTCGAATAGTATCTCCTTCAGCCAAGCTGAAGCTTCTCCAGGATAAACTGCTCACAAATGCGGTAGTATAGTTCCATGGAAGCCAGATCCATCCATTCATCAGCCCGATGAAGGTTCCCCACGATCGGACTGGAGAGAACCACCGGAATCCCATACTGGGAGATGTATAAGGCATCACTGCCACCCGAGGCGCGCACCAGCTTCGCAGGCTGCCCTGTGAGGCGCTCTGTGATCTCGAGATAAAGCGGGTCCGGGGCCAGACGTGTGGCAGGCGCGGTGGCCACCGGCTCCACAATTGCTCCAGGCCCTGCTATCTCCGTGACGATAGCCAGCAGGCTCTCAACCGTGTATGGCGGTGGGAAACGCAGGTCGATAGTCGCCTCAGCCTCCCCCGGTATGCAGTTGATGGTGCGATTGGGGGAGCTGCATAAAGTAGGCACACAAGTCGGATACCAATGGTCTAGCGAGTCATCCTGGAGAGCATCAAAATGCTCGCCCAGTCGGACCAGACATTTGGCCAGCGCAGCTAGAGAATTTGGACCCAGCCACGGAGCCGCCGCGTGCCCTTCCTTTCCAATGAAACGAATGCGGACCTGCAGGATTCCCTTTTCCTCCACCGTCACCCGATGAATAGCCCCGCCATCCGGTACCATGGCCAGACCGCAGCGAAGCCCCACGTCTTCAAACAGATACCTCACACCATCTTCCCCCCCACGTTCTTCATCCGAAGTGAAGGCAATACCGAGCGACAAACCCGGAAAGCGACGTTGCAAATTGCAGAAAAGTTCCAGCATTATTGCACACTGTCCCTTCATATCGCCCGATCCGGGTCCCCATAAACGCCCATCGCGGATGGACGATTGATAAACTTCTATCTCTGGATGCTCGATAACATCCAGATGCCCGACTAACAAAATATCTGGAATTTCCACGCCTGCTGCGGTTGCGACCATGGAGCCAAAACCCTGGCTTTCGTATTCGCGGATCACCACCCCGTCCAAAGGCTCCAGACGGCCTCGGCAAAGGGCAAAGCAGCGTTCACGCTCCGCTGGATAACTCTCCGTACTGGGAATGTGCATGAGATCGCAAGTGAGGGAGACAAGCCTTTCAAGAAGAGGGGATGACATCGCAGTGGAGAGGGTGATGGGTTGCATGTTGCCTGAATGGCGAGTAGAATGTCGCGGTATTCGCTGCCGCTGCTGGCACGACTTTCGCGTTAGAGAAGATAGCGTGTGTCCTCAGGAGATAGTCTTCGGGGTTCAGCTATACATCATGTACTCAGATTATCTTGATCTCACTGTCCGCGTGGGGTGCAACCTCGTTTACGAAACTTCTCTCTTTACTCCCATCTCCTTTCTGCTCCGGCCTCGTCGGGATATGAATTGCCTGGTACTCCAGGAAAGATGCCAGTTTGGTCCCTATCTCTCGCCCCATGAATTTCTAGATTCACACGGCAACATGACCTGCCGCACCATGCTGGTGCCTGGCCGCAATGTGATCGATATGGATGCCTTCGTGGCTGTATCCTCGCTGCCCGAACTGCGCGATGCATACGTCAATGCCCTTCCGGTCAATGAACTGCCTCAGGAACTGCTGCGATATACCCTGCCCAGCCGTTATTGCGATTCCGATAAGCTCTCGAACTTTGCCTGGCAGCAGTTTGGCCACCTCAATCCCGGAATGGAACGCGTGCACGCTGTCAGTGACTGGGTGCATTATAACATTGAGTATCGTTTTGGCTCTGGCAGCCCCGATCTTACCGCCTGGGATGTCGTACAGCGTGGGTATGGCGTCTGCCGTGACTTTGCTCACGTGGTCGTCGCCCTCTGCCGTGCCTTAAACATGCCCGCACGTTATGTGACCGGACATCTGCCGGACATCGCTTACCTGGACAGCGGTAGCCCTATGGATTTCCACGCCTATGGCGAGGTCTATCTGGGTCAGTGGTATACCATCGATGCCCGTTTTAATGTACCGCGCATCGGCCGTATCAAACTGGGCCATGGCATGGATGCTGTGGACGGCGCCTTCTCCACCATCTATGGTCCGGCTACCCTAGTTCACTTCATGGTCTGGGCCTATCAAGTCAATCCACAAGGAATGATGCTAGGAGACCCCATTGACCTTTCAAAGCGCCTCGACGGCACCACGCAATTGCGTTTCCCTTAGGATTCCCTCATTCTTGAAAATACACATTCAGCACCGGACGGCATATCTCTACTCCACACAGGTCTCTTTTGGTTCCCACCAACTGATGATGCGCCCCCGGGAGAGCCACAGCCTCCGCCTGGAAAA is a genomic window containing:
- a CDS encoding L,D-transpeptidase family protein: MISLQRLLLIAFTPAVILYGASCSSQKKTYVTREIRRPAPGGGYTTEQIRIEVQQTAGDKKKKGEEPVDDGSFWNGDGVPGEPSMCISLQEQKVFFMKDGQIVGMSPISSGRESHSTRPGKFRITEKDIDHKSNLYGDYVDADGAILKKEVAVRKDRKPPGAIFDGANMRYFMRINGPIGMHEGYLPGYPASHGCIRLPTKMAEIFFNECSAGTPVEIVP
- a CDS encoding M20 family metallopeptidase; its protein translation is MQPITLSTAMSSPLLERLVSLTCDLMHIPSTESYPAERERCFALCRGRLEPLDGVVIREYESQGFGSMVATAAGVEIPDILLVGHLDVIEHPEIEVYQSSIRDGRLWGPGSGDMKGQCAIMLELFCNLQRRFPGLSLGIAFTSDEERGGEDGVRYLFEDVGLRCGLAMVPDGGAIHRVTVEEKGILQVRIRFIGKEGHAAAPWLGPNSLAALAKCLVRLGEHFDALQDDSLDHWYPTCVPTLCSSPNRTINCIPGEAEATIDLRFPPPYTVESLLAIVTEIAGPGAIVEPVATAPATRLAPDPLYLEITERLTGQPAKLVRASGGSDALYISQYGIPVVLSSPIVGNLHRADEWMDLASMELYYRICEQFILEKLQLG
- a CDS encoding TatD family hydrolase gives rise to the protein MFFDTHTHLGSHKFDDDLPAILDRARAAGVTRMMAPATDLPNARKLLAIAEKEPDVRVAVGIHPCDVDTVSGEDWIVELRHLAQHPKVAAIGEIGLDYFHAPPEGFDLAGWKLHQARCLHLQLDLAAELGLNVVLHNRESWDDLTAIVLPYSGRLRGVFHCYTGSLEQAQPLLDAGHLISFTGIVTFKNPGPAGEAVRQVPAGQYMLETDAPYLSPVPHRGQRCEPAYVADTARAVAALRGQPVEKIARDTSTTAEEFFKGFV
- a CDS encoding arylsulfatase encodes the protein MRGFLSFFVFLGLVTATAADRPNVVFILADDLGYSDLGCYGGEIATPNLDGLAKNGLRFTQFYNTARCWPTRGALMSGYYAQQIHRDELPGLGGGGRGVRQPWARLLPDFLKSAGYRNYHSGKWHIDGPVLEAGFDRSLDTRNQGNFFSAKGNAIDDVLVKVPENETGYYTTIVTADHAIDCLKEHAAKYADRPFFHYIPFIAPHFPLHALPEDIAKYRDKYLQGWEVMREARYQRQKQMGIVNTELSALEKKVGPPYDFPEDLEILGPGEINRPLPWESLTDEQRRFQATKMAIHAAMVDRMDQEIGRILQQLKDMGAYENTLVFFASDNGASAEIMVRNGGHDPKAEPGSAATYLCLGPGFSSACNTPFRRHKTWVHEGGISTPLIAHWPKGITAHGELRQTPAHMVDIVPTILAITGVEKPKEWQGETIPEAPGKSLMAAFTKDETVSRESIWWLHEGNRAVRVGDWKLVAAKGDPWELYDLKSDRAEAHNLAAQMPEKVKELESAWQQQTDDFSTLVNKTLDQQPKLPAKGKGKKKKK
- a CDS encoding transglutaminase-like domain-containing protein, producing the protein MTCRTMLVPGRNVIDMDAFVAVSSLPELRDAYVNALPVNELPQELLRYTLPSRYCDSDKLSNFAWQQFGHLNPGMERVHAVSDWVHYNIEYRFGSGSPDLTAWDVVQRGYGVCRDFAHVVVALCRALNMPARYVTGHLPDIAYLDSGSPMDFHAYGEVYLGQWYTIDARFNVPRIGRIKLGHGMDAVDGAFSTIYGPATLVHFMVWAYQVNPQGMMLGDPIDLSKRLDGTTQLRFP